A segment of the Nitrospirae bacterium CG2_30_53_67 genome:
TAACTAACCCCACCGTCGCCATTTCCCCGCCTTCCAGAATTTCGTTGAAACCCCATGTTCTTTTGTGTATATTCCATATCCGGTTGTTCACATTCGATTCTGGGAGCATCATTTCTCTGTCTGTTCAGGGTTGAAAGTCTGGAAATGGCTGTTCACGTTCAGAGCTATCGCCGGCAAGTCGGGTTTTTTGCCTGGTTCCTGCACAGGGTCACCGGGGTACTCCTCTCGCTCTATCTGATCTTTCACGTTTGGGTTGTGAGGACCGTAAGCCATGGGCCTGCCGGATTTAATCAGGTCATGGCAGCCGTGCAAACTCCGATGTTCATCCTCTTCGAGGTGGGCCTTTTGGGCACGGTTCTTTATCACTCCCTGAACGGCCTACGGCTCCTCCTCATTGATACCGGATGGGGTATCCGCCATCAGAAGGGGCTCTTCTTTCTCTTCCTCGGGGTTGGGATGGCCCTCCTCGTGATCGGCGCCTTTCCTATACTGCGTCTCTTGAATGCGACGTTTATTTATTGAGAGGTTGCCAAGGACGGCTTATGAAATTTGATGTCGGAAGGCAGCCGGGCGGGATATATCTCTGGTTCTTCCAGCGTCTCTCCGCGTTATTTCTCCTGGTCCTGCTTCTTGCCCATTTTTATTTTCTGCACTATGCGGAGCCAGGTTTTGTAACCTATGACAAGGTCGCGGCCCGTCTTTCGTCGCCTTCCTGGAAGGTCCTGGATATCTCCTTCCTGACCCTGGCCGTGTTCCATGCCATCAACGGTCTTTGGACCGTGGTGCTCGAATATGTACACACACAAACGGCCCAACGGTTGCTGTTGTTTGTGCTCCTTGGCATAGGATGGATATTTTTAGGTATCGGCGTATTCTCAGTTGGAATATTTACGGTCAAACCGTAGGTTTTATCAAGGTTGTCCTATGTCATCTTCTTCTCCATTCCCCGTGCACCGTCATGATGTTTTGATCCTGGGCGCCGGAGGCGCCGGGCTCAGAGCGGCCCTTGAAATCGGAGACGCTGCGGATGTGGCCGTGATCAGCAAGGTCTTTCCCACCCGCTCCCATACCGTGACCGCACAAGGGGGTGTGGCGGCTGCCCTTGGGAATGTTGATGAAGACTCCTGGGAACATCACATGTTCGACACGGTCAAGGGCGGGGACTACCTTGGAGATCAGGATGCCGTTGAAATCCTCTGCCGGGAGGCCCCCGGGACCGTTTATGAACTTGAGCATATGGGTGTTCCTT
Coding sequences within it:
- a CDS encoding succinate dehydrogenase, cytochrome b556 subunit, translated to MAVHVQSYRRQVGFFAWFLHRVTGVLLSLYLIFHVWVVRTVSHGPAGFNQVMAAVQTPMFILFEVGLLGTVLYHSLNGLRLLLIDTGWGIRHQKGLFFLFLGVGMALLVIGAFPILRLLNATFIY
- a CDS encoding succinate dehydrogenase, hydrophobic membrane anchor protein, with protein sequence MKFDVGRQPGGIYLWFFQRLSALFLLVLLLAHFYFLHYAEPGFVTYDKVAARLSSPSWKVLDISFLTLAVFHAINGLWTVVLEYVHTQTAQRLLLFVLLGIGWIFLGIGVFSVGIFTVKP